The following coding sequences lie in one Lolium perenne isolate Kyuss_39 chromosome 2, Kyuss_2.0, whole genome shotgun sequence genomic window:
- the LOC127332803 gene encoding MFP1 attachment factor 1, with translation MAEDAPTAGAEGTHPAPTEAAADSAAPPPPADKASAEALLPSLSIWPPSQRTRDAVVRRVVQTLAAPSALSRRYGALPEPEAERAAAAVEADAFAAASDSATASPASLEDGIEVLQAYSKEVSRRLLDLAKARAAAAAPAPPAELSAEESEASSATAPAPAEE, from the coding sequence ATGGCGGAGGACGCCCCCACCGCCGGCGCCGAGGGCACCCACCCCGCCCCCACCGAGGCCGCCGCCGACTCCGCCGCCCCTCCCCCACCCGCCGACAAGGCCTCCGCGGAGGCGCTGCTCCCGTCGCTCAGCATCTGGCCGCCGTCGCAGCGCACGCGCGACGCCGTCGTGCGCCGGGTCgtgcagaccctggccgcgcccagcGCCCTCTCCCGGCGCTACGGCGCCCTCCCCGAGCCCGAGgccgagcgcgccgccgccgccgtcgaggccgacgccttcgccgccgcctccgacTCCGCCACCGCCTCCCCGGCCTCCCTCGAGGACGGGATTGAGGTCCTCCAGGCCTACTCCAAGGAGGTCAGCCGCCGCCTCCTCGACCTCGCCaaggcccgcgccgccgccgccgccccggcgcCCCCCGCGGAGCTGAGCGCGGAGGAGTCGGAGGCCTCGTCGGCGACTGCTCCGGCCCCGGCCGAGGAGTAA
- the LOC127332802 gene encoding vesicle transport protein GOT1 yields MVSFDVSDRKKIGLGLTGFGVLFSFLGIIMLFDKGFLAMGNILFVSGVTLTIGLNSTVQFFTKPRNHKGSIAFGVGLFLVLIGWPVLGMMVESYGFVALFSGFWPTAAVYLQKTPSVGWIFQHPIVTSLLTRFRGRRVPV; encoded by the exons ATGGTTTCCTTCGACGTGAGCGACCGCAAGA AGATTGGGCTGGGCTTGACTGGGTTCGGAGTTCTCTTCTCGTTTCTTGGGATCATCATGCTGTTTGACAAGGGGTTCCTGGCAATGGGGAAT ATTCTCTTCGTGTCTGGTGTTACACTAACCATTGGGCTGAACTCAACCGTACAGTTCTTCACCAAGCCTAGGAATCACAAG GGTTCGATTGCTTTCGGGGTCGGCCTTTTCCTTGTCCTTATTGGTTGGCCTGTCTTGGGCATGATGGTGGAGTCCTATGGCTTTGTCGCGCTATTCAG CGGCTTCTGGCCTACTGCTGCTGTATACCTGCAAAAGACCCCCAGCGTTGGTTGGATCTTCCAGCACCCTATTGTTACTTCG CTGCTCACTCGGTTCAGAGGAAGACGAGTCCCTGTGTAA
- the LOC127332801 gene encoding uncharacterized protein, whose protein sequence is MDDRPQPPAATPTPAPQSLFVTSMSAPGSPYSALHPLLLPSPNPHLLLKPKTLTLSLSSSSLASSSPPAPASDAWELVHPTVTVAAASPVDGGLDDCAIFPPRLHEGLGLEAEAEEAATKEEKDEEETDDEEEDEWLWGWGRCRAAAKRAWAAGAGSVLVHGDCGCPAVRPAVWSAAAAAVVVGALLYVRRRDRRERDLLVLLSQEKDKRIAQLLHQIALLSDIRTGSEAIKILRNS, encoded by the exons ATGGACGACAGGCCTCAGCCGCCGGCGGCGACGCCGACGCCGGCGCCGCAGTCCCTGTTCGTCACCTCCATGTCCGCCCCGGGCTCGCCCTACTCCGCGCTCCACCCGCTCCTCCTCCCGTCCCCGAACCCGCACCTCCTCCTCAAGCCCAAGACGTTGACCCTctcgctctcctcctcctcactcgcctcctcctccccacccgcCCCCGCCTCCGACGCCTGGGAGCTCGTCCACCCAACAGTAACCGTTGCCGCCGCCTCCCCCGTCGACGGCGGCCTCGACGACTGCGCCATCTTCCCCCCGCGCCTCCACGAGGGCCTGGGCCTTGAGGCGGAGGCCGAGGAGGCGgccaccaaagaagagaaggatgAGGAGGAgactgatgatgaggaggaggacgagtgGCTGTGGGGGTGGGGGAGGTGCCGCGCGGCGGCGAAGCGCGCGTGGGCGGCCGGTGCCGGATCCGTGCTCGTCCACGGAGACTGCGGATGTCCCGCGGTGAGGCCTGCCGTATGgtccgccgccgcggccgccgttGTGGTTGGGGCGCTGCTGTATGTGCGCCGCCGGGACAGGAGGGAGAGGGATCTCCTCGTCCTCCTCTCGCAGGAGAAGGATAAG AGGATAGCACAACTTCTACATCAAATTGCTCTGCTGAGTGATATCAGAACTGGGAGTGAAGCAATTAAAATATTGAGAAACTCTTAG